From Campylobacter concisus:
CAACGGCTCTAGTCATACCAAAACTAGAGAGATACCACGGCTGTTCAAGCTTTTTTGACTTTTGTAAATGCCTAAAATTTGATAAAAATGTCTTTGAAGTCTTTGCAAATCTCTTAAAAGATAGCGACATCAGATCTTATATTTTAAGAAATTTCTTATTTGAAGTGCCATTTATCAATAAAAAAGAATTTGTAAAAGACGCTAGAAAGATCGTGCCAAGCCTAAGTGAAAACGATCTGAGCTATGCTGTAAATTTTGGTGGCGTAAGACCACAAGTTATCGACCGCAATAAAAAGTGCCTTGAGCTTGGCGAAGGCAAGATAAGCACAGGCGAGGGTATAAGCTTTAACATGACTCCAAGCCCTGGGGCTACTAGTTGCTTTGAAATAGCAAGAACTGATATGATCGAAGCCTGTAAATTTTTAGGTAAAAATTTTAACGAAGAGAAATTTAACGCTGAGTTTTTTGGGTAAAAATGGGAGTGTTTGATATTTTTAAAAAAGGTACGGATATGCCAAAAACAGCGCAACAAAGAAAAGATGAGAGTATAAAAATTTTAAAAAAAGAGGGCGTGGCTGTCCTTGAGAGTCTGCCACTAAGGTATGACAATAGTGAAGTTACGCCAAGAAGCGTTGATGAGATCATTGCTCGTGCGGTTTGCTCATTTACGGCCATTATGTGTGCTTGCACTATCCGCGACAATGGCCACCTAAGTGAAGATGAGATAGCTTGGGCTAAAGACTTTTTGGGCGATTTTTATAATGACCTAAGTGTAAAAGAAAAAGAGGTCGTAGAGGGAAGGGCTGATATAAATTTGGCCGTAAATATGGGCTGGAAATATGAGTCGCTTTGGATCTTGCTTTGGGCACTTGGCATTGCTGAAGATATAGGTATAATGGATAAAATTTGCGACTGCGAGTTTGTGATGAATGTCTTTAGAGAGGGTGGGCTCAAAAACCGCTCAAAACCGCGCAGTTTGGATGAAATTTTAAGCAAACTTGACCTAGTTTATCGCTATCACTGGGCGTGTGTGGACGCAAGGATAAATGGCAAAAAGCTTGTTGGACTTGACGAAGAGGTCGTTATGGAAAGACGTGCAGGGCTTGAGTGGTTATGTTGCAAAGGGCAAGAAAATGACGACTTAAGAGCTGAATTTAACGCTTGGGACTACCCTGATCTAAATACGTAAATTTACATTTTTGCACTAAAATAAGCCAAAAATGAAAGGAAAAATATGAAAATTTTAGTAACTGGAACAGCTGGATTTATAGGATTTCACCTTGCAAATGCCCTTATAGCACGTGGCGATGAGGTCGTTGGATATGACGTGATAAATGACTATTACGACGTAAATTTAAAGCTTGCTCGCCTAAAAACGGCTGGTTTTGACGTGAGCGAGATAGACTATGGCAAACTTATCACCTCAAAAACGCATCCGAATTTAAAATTTATAAAAGCTGACCTCGCTGATGAAAAGACTATGAAAGAGCTTTTTTCTAAAGAAAAATTTGACGTAGTTGTAAATTTAGCCGCACAAGCAGGCGTTCGCTACTCGCTCATAAACCCAAAAGCCTACATCGATAGCAACATCACAGGCTTTATGAATATCCTAGAGTGCTGCCGCCACAATGAGATCAAAAATTTAGTCTATGCAAGCTCAAGCTCGGTTTATGGATTAAATGAGAACATGCCATTTTCTACGCACGAGGCGGTCAATCACCCTATAAGCCTCTATGCTGCGACTAAAAAGAGCAACGAGATGATGGCGCACACTTATAGCCACCTATTTAACGTGCCAACGACTGGACTTCGCTTTTTTACGGTTTATGGACCATGGGGGCGCCCTGATATGGCGCTATTTTTGTTTGTTGACGCAGCGCTTAAAGATAAAACCATTGACGTCTTCAACTACGGCAAGATGAAGCGCGACTTTACCTATGTGGATGACATCGTAAAGGGTATCATCAAGTGCATCGACAACCCTGCTAAGCCAAATCCAGCTTGGGATGCAAAGCACCCAGATCCTGCCACTTCAAAAGCGCCGTTTAAGGTCTATAATATCGGCAACAACAGCCCAGTTGAGCTAATGGATTACATAAAGGCGGTTGAGATAAAGATCGGCCGCGAGATCAAGAAAAATTTCCTCCCACTTCAAGCAGGCGATGTGCCAGCGACATTTGCTGATGTGAGCGATTTGGTAGCTGACTTTGACTACAAGCCAAATACAAAAGTAAATGACGGCGTGGCTAAATTTGTCGAGTGGTATTGCGAGTTTTACGGAGTTAAAATTTAAGGAAAGCGGATGAGGCGATGCGAATGGGCAAAAGGTGAGCTTGATATAGCTTACCACGATAACGAGTGGGGTAAAGTCGTAAAAGATGATAGAAAATTTTTTGAAATGATAGTTCTGGAGGGCTTTCAGGCGGGACTTTCATGGCATGGGGTGCTCCAAAAAAGAGAGGCTATGAGAGAGGCGTTTGATGGCTTTGATCCAGAGAAGATCAAGCTTTACGGTGAGGACGAAATAGCGAAATTTATGCAAAATGAGAGGTTGATTCGCAACAGATTAAAACTAAAATCGCTTTCTGCAAACGCCCTTGCATTTTTATCTGTAACCAAAGAATTTGGCAGCTTTTATGACTATTTGTGGGGATATTTGCTAAGAAAATTTGATCCCAAATTTGACGGCAAACAGATTATAAATCACTATCAAGATATCAAACAAGTGCCAACTACTACGCCAATGTCTGACTTTGTGGCAAAGGAGCTAAAAAAGCGAGGGTTTAAATTTTTAGGCTCTGTTAGTACCTATGCATTTTTGCAAAGCGTGGGCGTTGTAGATGATCATATGAATTATTGTTTTTGCAAGGCAAAAGCTTGATTAGAATAATTTTTGCGGTTTTAGCCCTTATAAATTTTGCATTTTCTCTTGATTTGCTGCGCCTTAGTGAGTATAAAGATCAAAATATCTCAGGCTGGCTAGCTAGCGAAAAGCTTGATGGCGTGCGTGCCTACTGGGACGGAGAGAATTTACTATCAAGACAGGGCAAAAAGCTAAATGCACCGCTAAGTTTTACTAAAAATTTCCCAAAATTTGCACTTGATGGCGAGCTTTACGCAAAAGAGCTTAAGTTTGAAGAAATTCAAGCAACAGTGATGGATAAGTTGCCCGATGAAAAAGCTTGGCAGAGGTTAAAATTTCATATTTTTGATGTGCCTGAGGCAAATGGTGGCTTGCTTGATAGGCTTGAAGTTTTAGCTAAATTTCTAAAAAATGAGCCAAATCACAATTTAATCATCATAAAACAGATAAAGATGCGAGATAACGCTCATTTTTTAAAATTCACAGAGGACATTATCTTAAAAGGTGGCGAAGGGGCTGTGGTGCGTGAGCAAAATGCACCGTACGAGCGAAAAAGAAGTAAAAATGCACTGAAATTTAAAAAATTTAAAGATGCCGAATGCGAGGTGGTTTCCATAAATAAAGGTAGCGGCAAATACGCAAAATTTGCTGGCTCGCTTACCTGCAAAGCGCTTGGTGGCAAAGATGACGAAGAAAAAGCTGGTGAGCCAAAATCTGGCACTATCTTTAAAATAGGCTCAGGACTAAGCGATGAAAAGCGCCAAAATCCCCCAAAAATAGGCTCTATCATCACATATAAATTTCAAAATTTAACAGCCAAAGGCAAGCCAAGATTTCCAATATTTTTAAGGGTTAGAGAAGATTAAAATTTATTCGAAAGCCTTGCTTTACTTTTGCTTTACCCTATTTTTGATAAAATTAACCACTTTTTACGAAAGGCTTAAACTTGAAAATTTTAGTAACAGGTGGTGCTGGATATATCGGCAGCCACGTAGTAAAAGCACTTTTAAAGCAAGGCAATGATGAGATAACCATCATCGATAATCTCTGCAAGGGCTCACAAAAAGCACTTGAGGCGCTCCAAAAAATCGGAAATTTTAAATTTATAAACGCAAATTTAGAAGATGATCTAAGTGAAATTTTCGCAAATGGTAAATTTGATGCGATCATCCATTTTGCAGCGTTTATCGAGGTATTTGAGAGTATGAGTGAGCCGCTAAAATACTATCTAAACAACACCGCAAACGTTGCAAGGGTGCTAAGATACGCAAAAGCTTACAATGTAAATAAATTTATATTTAGCTCAACTGCTGCAGTTTACGGCGAGCCAGATGTGGCGGAGGTTAGCGAAACCACGCCTACAAACCCGATAAATCCATACGGCAGAAGTAAGCTTATGAGCGAGCAGATCATTAAAGACTACGCAGCGTCAAATGAAAATTTTAAATTTGCAATACTTCGCTACTTCAACGTAGCAGGCGCAGACGAAGAGGGACTTATCGGTCAAAATTATCCAAATGCTACGCACCTTATCAAAGTGGCTGTGCAAACTATACTTGGCAAGCGTGAGAGCATGGGTATCTTTGGCGATGACTACGCAACAAAAGATGGCACATGTGTGAGGGACTACATCCACGTTAGCGACCTAGCAGACGCTCATATCAGCGCGCTGGAATACATCGGTCAAAACGGTAGCGAAACTTTTAACGTGGGATATGGCAGAGGATTTAGTGTAAAAGAGGTCATCGAGACCGCAAAAAAGGTAAGTGAGGTAAATTTCAAGGTACAAAACGCACCAAGAAGGGATGGCGACCCAGCTATCCTTATCTCAAACGCAAGCAAACTGCGCTCGCTAACAAGCTGGAAGCCAAAAAGAGATGACCTAGCGCTCATCATAAAAACCGCTCTTGAGTGGGAAAAGAAAATTTAAGGATAAACATGAGGGTAGCAGTAATTGGAACCGGATATGTTGGACTAGTAAGTGGTGCATGCTTTGCTAAAATGGGCAACAGCGTGATCTGCGTCGATGTCGATGAAAAAAAGATCGAGGCACTAAAAAACGGCATCGTGCCGATATATGAGCCAGGGCTTTTTGATATCGTGAGTGAGTGCTACAAAAATGGTTCGCTTAAATTTAGCACGCAGATAACAGAGGCGCTAGAGCACGCAGATGTGTTATTTATCGCAGTTGGTACACCTATGGGCGCTGATGGGCAGGCAGATTTAAAATATGTCCTCTCAGTTGCCAAGTCTATCGGAGAAAATTTAAGCAAACCGCTAATCGTAGTCGATAAATCAACCGTTCCAGTAGGCACTGGAGCTAAGGTGCATGAGGTGATCGAGAGTGAACTTAAAAAGAGAAATGTAGAAGTTAAATTTGAAGTCGTCTCAAACCCAGAGTTTTTAAAAGAGGGTGCGGCAGTCGAGGACTTTTTAAAGCCTGATCGCGTAGTTATCGGAGCTAGCAGTGAGTGGGGCTTT
This genomic window contains:
- a CDS encoding DUF4272 domain-containing protein — its product is MPKTAQQRKDESIKILKKEGVAVLESLPLRYDNSEVTPRSVDEIIARAVCSFTAIMCACTIRDNGHLSEDEIAWAKDFLGDFYNDLSVKEKEVVEGRADINLAVNMGWKYESLWILLWALGIAEDIGIMDKICDCEFVMNVFREGGLKNRSKPRSLDEILSKLDLVYRYHWACVDARINGKKLVGLDEEVVMERRAGLEWLCCKGQENDDLRAEFNAWDYPDLNT
- a CDS encoding NAD-dependent epimerase: MKILVTGTAGFIGFHLANALIARGDEVVGYDVINDYYDVNLKLARLKTAGFDVSEIDYGKLITSKTHPNLKFIKADLADEKTMKELFSKEKFDVVVNLAAQAGVRYSLINPKAYIDSNITGFMNILECCRHNEIKNLVYASSSSVYGLNENMPFSTHEAVNHPISLYAATKKSNEMMAHTYSHLFNVPTTGLRFFTVYGPWGRPDMALFLFVDAALKDKTIDVFNYGKMKRDFTYVDDIVKGIIKCIDNPAKPNPAWDAKHPDPATSKAPFKVYNIGNNSPVELMDYIKAVEIKIGREIKKNFLPLQAGDVPATFADVSDLVADFDYKPNTKVNDGVAKFVEWYCEFYGVKI
- a CDS encoding DNA-3-methyladenine glycosylase I: MRRCEWAKGELDIAYHDNEWGKVVKDDRKFFEMIVLEGFQAGLSWHGVLQKREAMREAFDGFDPEKIKLYGEDEIAKFMQNERLIRNRLKLKSLSANALAFLSVTKEFGSFYDYLWGYLLRKFDPKFDGKQIINHYQDIKQVPTTTPMSDFVAKELKKRGFKFLGSVSTYAFLQSVGVVDDHMNYCFCKAKA
- a CDS encoding DNA ligase codes for the protein MRIIFAVLALINFAFSLDLLRLSEYKDQNISGWLASEKLDGVRAYWDGENLLSRQGKKLNAPLSFTKNFPKFALDGELYAKELKFEEIQATVMDKLPDEKAWQRLKFHIFDVPEANGGLLDRLEVLAKFLKNEPNHNLIIIKQIKMRDNAHFLKFTEDIILKGGEGAVVREQNAPYERKRSKNALKFKKFKDAECEVVSINKGSGKYAKFAGSLTCKALGGKDDEEKAGEPKSGTIFKIGSGLSDEKRQNPPKIGSIITYKFQNLTAKGKPRFPIFLRVRED
- the galE gene encoding UDP-glucose 4-epimerase GalE, whose protein sequence is MKILVTGGAGYIGSHVVKALLKQGNDEITIIDNLCKGSQKALEALQKIGNFKFINANLEDDLSEIFANGKFDAIIHFAAFIEVFESMSEPLKYYLNNTANVARVLRYAKAYNVNKFIFSSTAAVYGEPDVAEVSETTPTNPINPYGRSKLMSEQIIKDYAASNENFKFAILRYFNVAGADEEGLIGQNYPNATHLIKVAVQTILGKRESMGIFGDDYATKDGTCVRDYIHVSDLADAHISALEYIGQNGSETFNVGYGRGFSVKEVIETAKKVSEVNFKVQNAPRRDGDPAILISNASKLRSLTSWKPKRDDLALIIKTALEWEKKI